The following proteins are co-located in the Nymphalis io chromosome 27, ilAglIoxx1.1, whole genome shotgun sequence genome:
- the LOC126778803 gene encoding zinc finger protein swm isoform X7 encodes MIIENPDAFKSWLTSILEPLCDADPPALAKYVYALVKKDKPLDELRDGMLDQLDVFLQQETKPFVDMLFKTLENQEYLKHADNDSEKKEPSPQPEPVVLEKEIEEENHDCSVAVPLVPPVEKPAVRPRADSAGAHRTVVPRARPPPHHEQTLVKVLPTELLEEPVDPPRRRDRRNDSLRDKDERRRRRSRSWERRGRGRRAHEHERRCGRRPISRSPSPRGRYRNRSPPPANMDRHSRSRSRSPTIRERELDRERDRVRIVRDMERDRMSRDREHRDRISRSRDRDRSRDRSMSPPGARMDHSDAYRRRCRDFDVKGYCMRGDLCEWDHGLDPVVLEDAALSRVLALPPPLPVPGPCSEYNPAAPDIWAAGVVGYAPLAPPPPRPAPRELVPIPRVRADAPPAKKPFEYNRLGAPRPPLPANAANCSLEVKKVPPGLNEIKHLDSHFSKFGKIVNIQVCYEGDHEAALITFSTPTEANVAYKSTEAVLNNRFIKVFWHNPENKQENTAPGGQKMNKQTDRQNHLMSHNKVLINRDNIKATADVKQAEKAKETGNGTTAVVGKAIGKSGAGGLQMVEAHRRGHKLLQTQLQHQQLLIQSLESGNVTEQHKAVLMKTINTMQEGIEKLRKELVANQGILKQMQMNAKKPKTLQEVQKDILDAELDIITKQQEGQDVSELAKNIAEMRRQMALQFPTFSGTRRGHSRGGRYNSAMRYSRGAPKAFSVNQSVDHRPRALLVSGFEPDELDALQAHFAQFGEITGKEVNLSVPELVVQYRARAHAEQALLRARHYNDRTLSITWVANGKALGAAPAHNGDSAAEHKDAQNQKEPTSDPLLRFDEDEEDEEDRSWRR; translated from the exons atgatcATAGAAAATCCCGACGCTTTCAAGAGTTGGTTGACGTCCATATTGGAACCACT ATGTGACGCAGATCCACCCGCGCTCGCCAAGTACGTTTACGCGTTGGTAAAGAAGGACAAGCCACTCGATGAGCTCAGGGACGGGATGTTGGACCAGCTTGATGTGTTCCTCCAGCAAG AGACGAAACCCTTTGTGGACATGCTGTTCAAGACTCTCGAGAATCAGGAGTACCTCAAACATGCTGACAACGACAGTGAGAAGAAAGAACCGTCACCACAGCCGGAGCCGGTGGTGCTCGAGAAAGAAATCGAAGAGGAAAACCacg ATTGTTCTGTTGCAGTCCCGCTAGTGCCGCCCGTGGAGAAGCCCGCGGTGCGCCCGCGCGCCGACAGCGCGGGCGCGCACCGCACGGTGGTgccgcgcgcgcgcccgccgccgcaCCACGAGCAGACGCTCGTCAAG GTGCTGCCAACTGAACTTCTAGAAGAACCAGTAGACCCGCCCAGGAGAAGAGATAGAAGAAATGATTCT CTGCGCGACAAGGACGAGCGGCGCCGGCGGCGGTCGCGCTCGTGGGAGCGGCGCGGGCGGGGGCGGCGCGCGCACGAGCACGAGCGCAGGTGCGGCAG GAGACCGATCTCACGATCACCGTCACCGCGCGGTCGATACCGGAACCGGAGCCCGCCGCCCGCCAACATGGACAGACACAGCCGATCGCG GTCAAGATCTCCAACGATAAGGGAACGTGAGCTGGATAGGGAGAGAGACAGGGTGCGCATCGTGCGGGATATGGAGCGGGACAGGATGTCGAGGGACAGGGAACACAGGGACCGGATCTCGCGTTCTAGAGATCGAGATAG GTCGCGGGATCGCTCGATGTCACCCCCCGGAGCACGCATGGACCACTCGGACGCGTACAGGCGCCGGTGTCGGGACTTCGACG TGAAGGGCTACTGCATGCGCGGCGACCTGTGCGAGTGGGACCACGGCCTGGACCCCGTGGTGCTGGAGGACGCGGCGCTGTCGCGCGTGCTGGCGCTGCCGCCGCCGCTGCCCGTGCCGGGCCCGTGCAGCGAGTACAACCCCGCGGCGCCCGACATCTGGGCGGCCGGCGTGGTGGGCTACGCGCCGCTCGCGCCGCCCCcgccgcgccccgcgccccgcgAGCTCGTGCCCATCCCGCGCGTGCGCGCCGACGCGCCGCCCGCCAAGAAGCCCTTCGAGTACAACCGCCTCG GTGCCCCCCGGCCCCCTCTCCCGGCTAACGCGGCGAACTGCTCACTCGAAGTGAAAAAGGTCCCGCCGGGCCTGAACGAGATCAAACACCTGGACAGTCATTTCAGCAAGTTTGGCAAAATTGTCAATATACAG GTCTGTTACGAGGGAGATCACGAAGCGGCACTAATAACATTTTCAACTCCAACGGAAGCGAATGTGGCTTACAAGAGCACTGAGGCTGTGCTCAATAATAGATTCATTAAGGTCTTCTGGCACAACCCTGAG AACAAACAAGAGAACACAGCGCCCGGTGGTCAAAAGATGAACAAACAAACGGATAGACAGAATCATCTCATGTCCCACAATAAGGTTTTAATAAATAGAGACAACATCAAAGCGACCGCCGACGTGAAACAGGCCGAGAAG GCGAAAGAGACGGGCAACGGTACGACAGCGGTGGTCGGCAAGGCGATCGGTAAGAGTGGAGCCGGCGGACTGCAGATGGTGGAGGCGCACCGCCGCGGACACAAGCTGCTGCAGACTCAGCTGCAGCACCAGCAGCTGCTCATACAGAGCTTGGAATCCG GAAATGTAACTGAGCAACATAAAGCGGTCCTGATGAAGACGATCAACACGATGCAGGAGGGCATCGAGAAGCTGCGGAAGGAGCTCGTCGCGAACCAGGGGATACTGAAACAGATGCAG atgaACGCGAAAAAACCGAAAACGTTACAGGAAGTACAGAAGGATATTTTGGATGCTGAATTGGATATTATCACGAAGCAACAg GAGGGCCAAGATGTGTCGGAGTTGGCGAAGAATATAGCGGAGATGAGACGACAGATGGCGCTTCAGTTTCCGACGTTTTCCGGCACACGAAGAGGTCACTCGag GGGCGGGCGCTACAACTCGGCGATGCGCTACTCGCGCGGCGCGCCCAAGGCGTTCAGCGTCAACCAGTCGGTGGACCACCGCCCGCGCGCGCTGCTCGTGTCCGGCTTCGAGCCCGACGAGCTGGACGCGCTGCAGGCGCACTTCGCG CAATTCGGCGAGATAACGGGCAAGGAGGTGAACCTGTCGGTGCCCGAGCTGGTGGTGCAGTACCGCGCGCGCGCGCACGCCGAGCAGGCGCTGCTGCGCGCGCGGCACTACAACGACCGGACGCTCTCC ATCACGTGGGTGGCCAACGGGAAGGCGCTGGGCGCCGCGCCCGCGCACAACGGGGACTCCGCCGCCGAACACAAGGACGCGCAG AATCAGAAGGAGCCAACATCGGACCCGCTGCTGCGCTTCGACGAGGACGAAGAGGACGAGGAGGACCGCTCGTGGAGGCGTTGA
- the LOC126778803 gene encoding zinc finger protein swm isoform X1, protein MIIENPDAFKSWLTSILEPLCDADPPALAKYVYALVKKDKPLDELRDGMLDQLDVFLQQETKPFVDMLFKTLENQEYLKHADNDSEKKEPSPQPEPVVLEKEIEEENHDCSVAVPLVPPVEKPAVRPRADSAGAHRTVVPRARPPPHHEQTLVKVLPTELLEEPVDPPRRRDRRNDSLRDKDERRRRRSRSWERRGRGRRAHEHERRCGRRPISRSPSPRGRYRNRSPPPANMDRHSRSRSRSPTIRERELDRERDRVRIVRDMERDRMSRDREHRDRISRSRDRDRSRDRSMSPPGARMDHSDAYRRRCRDFDVKGYCMRGDLCEWDHGLDPVVLEDAALSRVLALPPPLPVPGPCSEYNPAAPDIWAAGVVGYAPLAPPPPRPAPRELVPIPRVRADAPPAKKPFEYNRLGAPRPPLPANAANCSLEVKKVPPGLNEIKHLDSHFSKFGKIVNIQVCYEGDHEAALITFSTPTEANVAYKSTEAVLNNRFIKVFWHNPENKQENTAPGGQKMNKQTDRQNHLMSHNKVLINRDNIKATADVKQAEKAKETGNGTTAVVGKAIGKSGAGGLQMVEAHRRGHKLLQTQLQHQQLLIQSLESGNVTEQHKAVLMKTINTMQEGIEKLRKELVANQGILKQMQDESVSRSMSRLHLEQMNAKKPKTLQEVQKDILDAELDIITKQQEGQDVSELAKNIAEMRRQMALQFPTFSGTRRGHSRGGRYNSAMRYSRGAPKAFSVNQSVDHRPRALLVSGFEPDELDALQAHFAQFGEITGKEVNLSVPELVVQYRARAHAEQALLRARHYNDRTLSITWVANGKALGAAPAHNGDSAAEHKDAQNQKEPTSDPLLRFDEDEEDEEDRSWRR, encoded by the exons atgatcATAGAAAATCCCGACGCTTTCAAGAGTTGGTTGACGTCCATATTGGAACCACT ATGTGACGCAGATCCACCCGCGCTCGCCAAGTACGTTTACGCGTTGGTAAAGAAGGACAAGCCACTCGATGAGCTCAGGGACGGGATGTTGGACCAGCTTGATGTGTTCCTCCAGCAAG AGACGAAACCCTTTGTGGACATGCTGTTCAAGACTCTCGAGAATCAGGAGTACCTCAAACATGCTGACAACGACAGTGAGAAGAAAGAACCGTCACCACAGCCGGAGCCGGTGGTGCTCGAGAAAGAAATCGAAGAGGAAAACCacg ATTGTTCTGTTGCAGTCCCGCTAGTGCCGCCCGTGGAGAAGCCCGCGGTGCGCCCGCGCGCCGACAGCGCGGGCGCGCACCGCACGGTGGTgccgcgcgcgcgcccgccgccgcaCCACGAGCAGACGCTCGTCAAG GTGCTGCCAACTGAACTTCTAGAAGAACCAGTAGACCCGCCCAGGAGAAGAGATAGAAGAAATGATTCT CTGCGCGACAAGGACGAGCGGCGCCGGCGGCGGTCGCGCTCGTGGGAGCGGCGCGGGCGGGGGCGGCGCGCGCACGAGCACGAGCGCAGGTGCGGCAG GAGACCGATCTCACGATCACCGTCACCGCGCGGTCGATACCGGAACCGGAGCCCGCCGCCCGCCAACATGGACAGACACAGCCGATCGCG GTCAAGATCTCCAACGATAAGGGAACGTGAGCTGGATAGGGAGAGAGACAGGGTGCGCATCGTGCGGGATATGGAGCGGGACAGGATGTCGAGGGACAGGGAACACAGGGACCGGATCTCGCGTTCTAGAGATCGAGATAG GTCGCGGGATCGCTCGATGTCACCCCCCGGAGCACGCATGGACCACTCGGACGCGTACAGGCGCCGGTGTCGGGACTTCGACG TGAAGGGCTACTGCATGCGCGGCGACCTGTGCGAGTGGGACCACGGCCTGGACCCCGTGGTGCTGGAGGACGCGGCGCTGTCGCGCGTGCTGGCGCTGCCGCCGCCGCTGCCCGTGCCGGGCCCGTGCAGCGAGTACAACCCCGCGGCGCCCGACATCTGGGCGGCCGGCGTGGTGGGCTACGCGCCGCTCGCGCCGCCCCcgccgcgccccgcgccccgcgAGCTCGTGCCCATCCCGCGCGTGCGCGCCGACGCGCCGCCCGCCAAGAAGCCCTTCGAGTACAACCGCCTCG GTGCCCCCCGGCCCCCTCTCCCGGCTAACGCGGCGAACTGCTCACTCGAAGTGAAAAAGGTCCCGCCGGGCCTGAACGAGATCAAACACCTGGACAGTCATTTCAGCAAGTTTGGCAAAATTGTCAATATACAG GTCTGTTACGAGGGAGATCACGAAGCGGCACTAATAACATTTTCAACTCCAACGGAAGCGAATGTGGCTTACAAGAGCACTGAGGCTGTGCTCAATAATAGATTCATTAAGGTCTTCTGGCACAACCCTGAG AACAAACAAGAGAACACAGCGCCCGGTGGTCAAAAGATGAACAAACAAACGGATAGACAGAATCATCTCATGTCCCACAATAAGGTTTTAATAAATAGAGACAACATCAAAGCGACCGCCGACGTGAAACAGGCCGAGAAG GCGAAAGAGACGGGCAACGGTACGACAGCGGTGGTCGGCAAGGCGATCGGTAAGAGTGGAGCCGGCGGACTGCAGATGGTGGAGGCGCACCGCCGCGGACACAAGCTGCTGCAGACTCAGCTGCAGCACCAGCAGCTGCTCATACAGAGCTTGGAATCCG GAAATGTAACTGAGCAACATAAAGCGGTCCTGATGAAGACGATCAACACGATGCAGGAGGGCATCGAGAAGCTGCGGAAGGAGCTCGTCGCGAACCAGGGGATACTGAAACAGATGCAG GACGAGTCAGTGTCAAGATCGATGTCTCGGCTGCATCTCGAGCAG atgaACGCGAAAAAACCGAAAACGTTACAGGAAGTACAGAAGGATATTTTGGATGCTGAATTGGATATTATCACGAAGCAACAg GAGGGCCAAGATGTGTCGGAGTTGGCGAAGAATATAGCGGAGATGAGACGACAGATGGCGCTTCAGTTTCCGACGTTTTCCGGCACACGAAGAGGTCACTCGag GGGCGGGCGCTACAACTCGGCGATGCGCTACTCGCGCGGCGCGCCCAAGGCGTTCAGCGTCAACCAGTCGGTGGACCACCGCCCGCGCGCGCTGCTCGTGTCCGGCTTCGAGCCCGACGAGCTGGACGCGCTGCAGGCGCACTTCGCG CAATTCGGCGAGATAACGGGCAAGGAGGTGAACCTGTCGGTGCCCGAGCTGGTGGTGCAGTACCGCGCGCGCGCGCACGCCGAGCAGGCGCTGCTGCGCGCGCGGCACTACAACGACCGGACGCTCTCC ATCACGTGGGTGGCCAACGGGAAGGCGCTGGGCGCCGCGCCCGCGCACAACGGGGACTCCGCCGCCGAACACAAGGACGCGCAG AATCAGAAGGAGCCAACATCGGACCCGCTGCTGCGCTTCGACGAGGACGAAGAGGACGAGGAGGACCGCTCGTGGAGGCGTTGA
- the LOC126778803 gene encoding zinc finger protein swm isoform X6 — protein MIIENPDAFKSWLTSILEPLCDADPPALAKYVYALVKKDKPLDELRDGMLDQLDVFLQQETKPFVDMLFKTLENQEYLKHADNDSEKKEPSPQPEPVVLEKEIEEENHVPLVPPVEKPAVRPRADSAGAHRTVVPRARPPPHHEQTLVKVLPTELLEEPVDPPRRRDRRNDSLRDKDERRRRRSRSWERRGRGRRAHEHERRRPISRSPSPRGRYRNRSPPPANMDRHSRSRSRSPTIRERELDRERDRVRIVRDMERDRMSRDREHRDRISRSRDRDRSRDRSMSPPGARMDHSDAYRRRCRDFDVKGYCMRGDLCEWDHGLDPVVLEDAALSRVLALPPPLPVPGPCSEYNPAAPDIWAAGVVGYAPLAPPPPRPAPRELVPIPRVRADAPPAKKPFEYNRLGAPRPPLPANAANCSLEVKKVPPGLNEIKHLDSHFSKFGKIVNIQVCYEGDHEAALITFSTPTEANVAYKSTEAVLNNRFIKVFWHNPENKQENTAPGGQKMNKQTDRQNHLMSHNKVLINRDNIKATADVKQAEKAKETGNGTTAVVGKAIGKSGAGGLQMVEAHRRGHKLLQTQLQHQQLLIQSLESGNVTEQHKAVLMKTINTMQEGIEKLRKELVANQGILKQMQDESVSRSMSRLHLEQMNAKKPKTLQEVQKDILDAELDIITKQQEGQDVSELAKNIAEMRRQMALQFPTFSGTRRGHSRGGRYNSAMRYSRGAPKAFSVNQSVDHRPRALLVSGFEPDELDALQAHFAQFGEITGKEVNLSVPELVVQYRARAHAEQALLRARHYNDRTLSITWVANGKALGAAPAHNGDSAAEHKDAQNQKEPTSDPLLRFDEDEEDEEDRSWRR, from the exons atgatcATAGAAAATCCCGACGCTTTCAAGAGTTGGTTGACGTCCATATTGGAACCACT ATGTGACGCAGATCCACCCGCGCTCGCCAAGTACGTTTACGCGTTGGTAAAGAAGGACAAGCCACTCGATGAGCTCAGGGACGGGATGTTGGACCAGCTTGATGTGTTCCTCCAGCAAG AGACGAAACCCTTTGTGGACATGCTGTTCAAGACTCTCGAGAATCAGGAGTACCTCAAACATGCTGACAACGACAGTGAGAAGAAAGAACCGTCACCACAGCCGGAGCCGGTGGTGCTCGAGAAAGAAATCGAAGAGGAAAACCacg TCCCGCTAGTGCCGCCCGTGGAGAAGCCCGCGGTGCGCCCGCGCGCCGACAGCGCGGGCGCGCACCGCACGGTGGTgccgcgcgcgcgcccgccgccgcaCCACGAGCAGACGCTCGTCAAG GTGCTGCCAACTGAACTTCTAGAAGAACCAGTAGACCCGCCCAGGAGAAGAGATAGAAGAAATGATTCT CTGCGCGACAAGGACGAGCGGCGCCGGCGGCGGTCGCGCTCGTGGGAGCGGCGCGGGCGGGGGCGGCGCGCGCACGAGCACGAGCGCAG GAGACCGATCTCACGATCACCGTCACCGCGCGGTCGATACCGGAACCGGAGCCCGCCGCCCGCCAACATGGACAGACACAGCCGATCGCG GTCAAGATCTCCAACGATAAGGGAACGTGAGCTGGATAGGGAGAGAGACAGGGTGCGCATCGTGCGGGATATGGAGCGGGACAGGATGTCGAGGGACAGGGAACACAGGGACCGGATCTCGCGTTCTAGAGATCGAGATAG GTCGCGGGATCGCTCGATGTCACCCCCCGGAGCACGCATGGACCACTCGGACGCGTACAGGCGCCGGTGTCGGGACTTCGACG TGAAGGGCTACTGCATGCGCGGCGACCTGTGCGAGTGGGACCACGGCCTGGACCCCGTGGTGCTGGAGGACGCGGCGCTGTCGCGCGTGCTGGCGCTGCCGCCGCCGCTGCCCGTGCCGGGCCCGTGCAGCGAGTACAACCCCGCGGCGCCCGACATCTGGGCGGCCGGCGTGGTGGGCTACGCGCCGCTCGCGCCGCCCCcgccgcgccccgcgccccgcgAGCTCGTGCCCATCCCGCGCGTGCGCGCCGACGCGCCGCCCGCCAAGAAGCCCTTCGAGTACAACCGCCTCG GTGCCCCCCGGCCCCCTCTCCCGGCTAACGCGGCGAACTGCTCACTCGAAGTGAAAAAGGTCCCGCCGGGCCTGAACGAGATCAAACACCTGGACAGTCATTTCAGCAAGTTTGGCAAAATTGTCAATATACAG GTCTGTTACGAGGGAGATCACGAAGCGGCACTAATAACATTTTCAACTCCAACGGAAGCGAATGTGGCTTACAAGAGCACTGAGGCTGTGCTCAATAATAGATTCATTAAGGTCTTCTGGCACAACCCTGAG AACAAACAAGAGAACACAGCGCCCGGTGGTCAAAAGATGAACAAACAAACGGATAGACAGAATCATCTCATGTCCCACAATAAGGTTTTAATAAATAGAGACAACATCAAAGCGACCGCCGACGTGAAACAGGCCGAGAAG GCGAAAGAGACGGGCAACGGTACGACAGCGGTGGTCGGCAAGGCGATCGGTAAGAGTGGAGCCGGCGGACTGCAGATGGTGGAGGCGCACCGCCGCGGACACAAGCTGCTGCAGACTCAGCTGCAGCACCAGCAGCTGCTCATACAGAGCTTGGAATCCG GAAATGTAACTGAGCAACATAAAGCGGTCCTGATGAAGACGATCAACACGATGCAGGAGGGCATCGAGAAGCTGCGGAAGGAGCTCGTCGCGAACCAGGGGATACTGAAACAGATGCAG GACGAGTCAGTGTCAAGATCGATGTCTCGGCTGCATCTCGAGCAG atgaACGCGAAAAAACCGAAAACGTTACAGGAAGTACAGAAGGATATTTTGGATGCTGAATTGGATATTATCACGAAGCAACAg GAGGGCCAAGATGTGTCGGAGTTGGCGAAGAATATAGCGGAGATGAGACGACAGATGGCGCTTCAGTTTCCGACGTTTTCCGGCACACGAAGAGGTCACTCGag GGGCGGGCGCTACAACTCGGCGATGCGCTACTCGCGCGGCGCGCCCAAGGCGTTCAGCGTCAACCAGTCGGTGGACCACCGCCCGCGCGCGCTGCTCGTGTCCGGCTTCGAGCCCGACGAGCTGGACGCGCTGCAGGCGCACTTCGCG CAATTCGGCGAGATAACGGGCAAGGAGGTGAACCTGTCGGTGCCCGAGCTGGTGGTGCAGTACCGCGCGCGCGCGCACGCCGAGCAGGCGCTGCTGCGCGCGCGGCACTACAACGACCGGACGCTCTCC ATCACGTGGGTGGCCAACGGGAAGGCGCTGGGCGCCGCGCCCGCGCACAACGGGGACTCCGCCGCCGAACACAAGGACGCGCAG AATCAGAAGGAGCCAACATCGGACCCGCTGCTGCGCTTCGACGAGGACGAAGAGGACGAGGAGGACCGCTCGTGGAGGCGTTGA